Within the Pseudomonas sp. SL4(2022) genome, the region CACGACTTCCTCGCCTACCTGCGCCGCGAACACCGCCTGGGCCTGTGCCTGGAAATCGAAGCCTACCTGCGCCATCTGGAGCGCCTGGCCGGCTATATCAAGGACGCCTTCGAGGTACGTGACGCCGCCGACCTGGCGCGCCAGCTGCGCTTGCTGGATATGCGCGTGCGCGACGTGCTGAAGAAGCTGGCCAACGACGAGCAGGCCCTGGTGGCAGTGGCCGAGCGGGCCAAAACCAGCGACCGGCAGATTCCGTTGCGTCAGCGCTACGCCGAAGTGCTGGCCACCTGGGACGAATACGTCGAGCCGATGATCCAGCTGGTCGCCGCCGACGGCGCTTTCGAACAGGGCGTCTACCGCGTCGAACACGTGCTGCTGCGCCTGCTAGGCGAACAGCAGCGCCTCGGCCAGCTGGTGGATGACGACCTGCTGCTACGCACCCATGCGCGCATACTGGAAATGCAGACCACCGCTCAGCTGACCCTGCGCCGCGCCCGCGAGTTGCTCTTGCCACTGCGCGAAGAAGCACGCCGGCATAACGCCGTGACCCGTGGCGCAGCACTCGCCCTGTCGGCCATTCGCAAAAAGGGCCTGGACGCCGTGCCACAAGCCTCACTGCCGCTGTTCAGCCGCCCGCAAAGCACCTTTCTCGGCACCGCTTCGCAGGTTGAGGCCTATGTCTACGCCCTAGCCCGCTTCGAGCCAAAACCGGCGCAGTTCCCCAAAGCGCACAGCAGCCGCAAAGGCGAAGCACCACGCGCGCCACGCACCGCGCGGGAGATGATCGAACGCTGCGAGCAGGCCCTGCCGCTGCCGGACCTGATGGTCTGGCTGCTGGAACAGGAGCCCGAAGGCGCCACCGACGAATTGCTCTACTGGTTCTCGCGCTTGTCGCGCGATGGCCGCTTCCAGCGCGAGCGCCTGGAGCGCCGCGACTACCTCACCCGCGAGCATCAGGTCAGCCTGAGCTCCTTTGCCCTGATCAAGCCGGCCGGGACCACCGCCCTATGAATATCGACCTAAAAGAACTGACCCAGCTCGCGCCGATCTTCCGCGAGCTGTTCAAGGGCTACCACATCAGCCGCAGCAATCCAGAACTCTATACCCAGCTGGCCGGCCAGCAGGATCAGTACCGCGCCCTGTTCAAGGCGCTCGGCTATGAACTGACGTGCGACAGCCGTGGTTTCTACTATTTCGTGCCCGAGCAAATGGGCGCGCAGGTCAACAAAACCGCGCAACGCCTGGCGCTGTTCACCTTCATTTTGGTCGAACACTTGGCCGACCAGGGCCGCGACCCGCTGGCTGTGCTCGACGGCGGCAGCCTGGGGCGCGACGAGCTGCCGGCGTTACTGGAAAAGTACCGCGACCTGTTCCTGCAGGCCGAAGTCACCACCCAGGATGAACTGGAAGAAAAAGTCATGCGCCGCCTGACGCAGCTCGGTTTTGCCAGCGAAGACAACGGCATCTACCGCTTCCTCGCGCCGATGCATCGCTTCCTCGATGTGTGCCTCTCCGTGCAGCAAGACCGTGACCTGGCCGCCACATTGCACAGCAGCCTGCCGCTGCCAACACCGGTGCTGCAAGATGAAGAGGTCGAAGATGAGATCATCAGCCTCGCAGAGAACGATGCCGACGAATCCGAAGAAGACGCCCTGGCCCGCGCCATGGCTGAAGAACGTAACGCCCAGGAGATGGATGCATGAGCCAGGAACGCTACGGCATCCGCCGCTTCGCCCTACTGAATACCGCCGGTTACAGCCTCGGCCTGTTCCCACTGGAAAACCCGCTGTCGGTTTACGGGGCCAACAACCTCGGTAAATCCGCCTCGATCAACGCCCTGCAGTTCCCGATTCTGGCGCGCATGTCGGACATGAGCTTCGGCAAGTACAGCCTGGAGCAATCGCGTAAGTTCTACTTCGCCAGCGACACCAGCTACATCCTCGTCGAAGTCGCCCTGCCCCATGGCCCGCATGTAATCGGCGTGGCCGGTCGCGGCCCGGGCGGCGGTTTTGGCCACCAGTTCTTCGCCTACCAGGGCACCCTGAATCTGGAGCACTACCAGAAGAACGGCACCTGCCTGCGTCAACGCGAGCTGTTCAACAACCTGGAGCGCGAGGGCATCAAGGCCTACGAACTGAAGCCGGAAGAGCTGCGCCGCCTGCTGGTCGGCGGGCATACCTCGATTCCGCTGGACCTGACGCTGATTCCGCTGCGTTCGACCAGCGAGCAGAGCCTGAAAACCTTCCGCGCGCTGTTTATCAACCTGCTGCACATGCGCGAAATCACCGCGGCCAAACTCAAGCAGCTGTTCCTCGATGCCTTCGAGCACAGCCTGCGCTCGGGCAGCGTCGACTACATCGCCGCCACCGAAGAAGCCTTCCGCGATGTGCGGCGCATGGAACAGGACTACCAAGCCCTGGTTACCGCCGGCCCGCTGATTGAAGCGCTGGCCGCTGGCGTGGCTCAGCGCGAACTGCTGCGCGGCAAACTGCATCGCCTCTCGCCGCTGCTCGATTCGCTGCTCGGCACTTGGCAGGACTACGCCGGCGCACGCCGCGAGGAACTGGTGATCCAGGCCGAACACTACCGCGGCGAGCAGGACGGTCTACAAAATGAACAACGTGGCGGCACCCAGGAATTGATGCGCATGGAGCGCGAGATCAGCGAAATCCAGCGCTGGCTCGGCGAGTTATCAGTGCTGAAAAACCGTTTCGCCCTGGTCACCGACGCCAAGGTGCTGGAAGAACAGCTGCTGGCCGCCAAGGACGCCCACGACGAACTGGCCGGCGCACTGGCGCAGTCACGGCAGTTCTCCGCCGAGGACTTAGATGAGCGTCTGCGCGACTTGGAGAAGCGCTTAAAGTCTGTCAAGCAGCAACTCGAACACGCCGACAACAACAGCTACTCACGCTTGCGCGAAGAGTTCAGCCAGCAGGACGTCGACCGCCTGATGCGCCTGTTCAACGGCCAACTGTTTAGCCTGCCGCTGGGTGAGAAAGGCATTCAGGTGGCCGAGGGTGATGCTTGGGTCAAATCCCTCGAAGCCATCCTTGATGGTTTTAAAGGTGAACACTTCGAAGTACCCGGCCTCACCATCGACCTCAGCCATATCGAACCGCCAGCCCTGCAAGCCCTGGCCGACCGCGCCGCCCTGCGCGACCAGAAAGACCGCCTCGATCGCGAATACAAACAGCTGAAAACCCAACAGGCCGTAGCGGCCGACCGCGCAGCGAGCAAGGCCCAGGCCGAGCAGTTCTACCAGGCCGTGCTGGATGCGCAGAAAGCCCTGGAAGACTTCCGCCGCAGCCAGACCCTGGCCGTGGAAGAGCCGCACAAGCTGGAGCAGCTGGCTCAACTGGAAGCCGCCCAGGACGAGCTCAAGCGCGCCGCCGATGCCTTTACCGAACGCGTGCAGCAGCTCTCCGCCAAGCTGCAACTGGTCGGCCGTCAGCTCGCCGATCTGGAAGCCAAGGAACGCACGCTGGAAGATGCCCTGCGTCGTCGCCAACTGCTACCGGCCAACCTGCCGTTCGGCACGCCGTTTACCGACCCGGTGGATGACAGCCTGGATAACCTGCTGCCGCTGCTCAACGACTACCAAGACGCCTGGCAAGGCCTGCAACGTGTCGACGGGCAGATCGAGGCGCTGTACGCCCAGGTTCGCCTCAAAGGTGTGGCCAAGTTTGACAGCGAAGACGACGTCGAGCGCCGTCTGCACCTGCTGGTCAACGCCTACGCCCACCGCCAGGATGAAGCCATTACCCTGGCCAAGGCGCGCCGCGCGGCGGTCACTGACATCGCCCGTACCCTGCGCAATATCCGCAGCGACTACGACAACCTGGAACACCAACTGGCGCTGTTCAACCGCGAAATCAACAAGCGTCAGGTGTCCAACCTGGAAAGCTTCCGCATTGTCCTCGCCCCGAATAAAGATGCGCTTAAACACATCGACCAGATCATCCACAGCGCCGGCCAGTACGAAGAAGGCGAAACCCTCTCGGTGTTCGACCTGCAACAGAGCAGCGAACAGGACAGCAAGAACGAGGAGGCCAAGGACTATCTGTCGCGTCTGGTCGCCGCCAACCATAACCAGTTGGGTTTGAAGGATCTGTTCGAGCTGGCCTTCGAGATCACCAAGGTGCATGGCCAGCCGGTGATCCACACCGACATCGATGGCGCGGCGTCGAACGGCACCACCATGACCATCAAGGCGCTGACCAACATGTACTTGTTGCTGCACCTGATGGACCGCGACCAAGCCGGCAAGGTACGCCTGCCTTACTACCTGGACGAAGCAGCGGATATCGATGAAAAGAACCAGCAGGCGCTGATCGAGACCAGCCTGCAACTGGGCTTTGTGCCGATTCTTGCCTCGGTGAAACCGCAGGTCTCGGCTCACGTGGCCATCGACCTGGAAGGCGGCAGTGGGCCCAATGGCATCTATATCGACGAAGCGGATTGGAAATACATCCAGCGCCGTGACAGCGCCAAGAACAAGGCAGAAACCACAACCGCAGCCATCGAGCCAGCCTAACGCTGGCTCACACGCCATAAAGCACGAGGGCCGCAATGGCGGCCCTCGTCGGTTATTTCTCCAGCGCGATCTTCGGCGCCCAGCGTAACCACTCTTCCTTGACCTCATCATGCAAGGCAAAGGTCTGCCCAGCCTGCGCCGGCCCGCCCATTTGCGGGTTATCCGGCGAAGCAAAGGCAATACCGCCCTCCAGCAAAGCCTCCAGCGACTCGGTACGCACCTTCACGCCACTGAACAACCCGGCATCCACACCAATGCCGCTGGCATTCCAGAAGCGGCTGCCAGTACGCACCAGCGGTGCATAACGCGGCTCGATCAGGATATGGATCAACACGCGATCCGAGGTCGGTCCCAGCTCAAAATCGGTGACTTTGCCCACCGGCACCTCGCGGTAACTGACCACCACACCCGGCTTGATCGACCCACGCCGTGCGGCACTCAACACCAGACGCAGGCCCTGCTCACGGGCATTGGCTTTAGGCGGTGCTTCGGCAGCCGTAAAGCTCAGCTGCGCAGCGCCCTTCTGATTTGAGGGCTGCACTTCCAGATACTGGCCGGTGACCAGAGTTTCCAGGTTGGCGGCGCGGGTCAGGCTGACCTCTGGCTTGACCACCCAGAACTGCGTGCCTACCCGGGCAATCTGCTGCGTCGCCTGGGTAACCCGGGCGTGGAGTACCACCGCCTGCAGATCATCGGTGAGCTCGATACGCTCAACCTTGCCAACGTCCAGGCCCTTGTAACGAATCGCCGTACCCGGATTCAGCCCATCTCCACGAGGCACACGGATGGTCAAGGCCACGCCTTTCTCCAACGCCTGCTCCTGGCTGCTGTAGAGGTTGAAGCGCTGCACCCGCTTATCATCCTTGGCGGCTTTTGGATCTGGTGTCTCGAAGGCGACCCCCCCAGCAAGCAGGGTCTGCAAGGACTCGCTCTTGACCTCGACACCGGACAAACCGCCTTTGAGGGTAATGCCACTGGCATTCCAGAAGCGCGTACTGTTGTTCACCAGATGGGCATACTCAGGCTCAATGTGCACACCAAACGCCACTTGTGTGTTATCCCGCGACAGTTGATAGCTCTGCACCGAGCCTACCTTGACTTGCTTGAACAAAATCGGGCTGCCGACCTCCAGCGAGCCACGCGCGTCGCTGAACAACACCAGGTGCAAGCCAGGCGCGGCCAGATCGAGCGGTGGCGCCTTGGCCCTGGCAGCAAAATCACGCGCGGGCGCAGCGCCCTTCTCACCCGGGCGAATGGCAATGTAGTTGCCCTTGACCAGTGCCTCCAGCCCGGTAATACCGGCCAGGGAAATCGATGGTCTAACCACCCAGAAATCGGTGCCTTGCACCAGATAGTCTTCTGTGCGCGGGTCCAGCATCAGTTCAACCCGCGCACCGCTGAGGTCGTCATCGATCTTGAACGTCTTCATGTGCCCGACCTGGATGCCCTTGTACATTACCGGTGTGCGTCCAGGCTCCAGCCCTTCAAAGTCATGCAGGGCGAGATTGACGCGGATGCCGGCCTGCGCCGCGTCGAAGTCTTCATACAAGCGGAATGGCAAGGACGGATCGGTCGGTGGGCTGTCCTTGCGGTGTTCCGGGGTAGCAAAGGCAATACCACCCGCCACGATGCTCGCCAGCGACTCGGTGCGCACTTTCACCCCCGAGAGCCCCGCATCGATGGACACACCGCTGGCGTTCCAGAAGCGCGTGTGTTTGCGTACCAGGGAGGCAAACTCCGGTTGAATAAACACCTTCACCTCAACCTGACTCTGGTCCTCTAGCAGCGCGTAACTTTTAACCCGGCCAACTTGGATCTGCTTGTAGAACACCGGACTGTCGCGATTCAACGAACCCAGGCGCTCGGCCTTGAGCGTCAGGTGCAGGCCGGGAGCGGTATCGGCCAGCGGTGGCGGCTCATTGAGTGCAGTGAACTTGCGCGTAGGCTCACCATCACCCGGGCTGGCGGCAATGTAATTACCTGACACCAGGGTTTCCAAACCAGTAATCCCTGCCAGCGAAACGCTCGGTTTGACCAGCCAGAAGCGGGTGTTGCTGAGCAGTTGATGCTCCACACGCTTGTCCATCTCCAGCGTCGCTCTTACGCCACGCCGCTCGCCGCTGTCGTCCAGCTCCATCGCAGTCAACTTGCCAATCGACATGCCCTTGTAGATGACTTCCGTCTTGCCGGCCTGGAGGCCTTCACCGGTCTCGAAAGTCACCTGAATCTCGATGCCCGCTTCGCTATAGGCTCGCCATCCCAGCCAACCGCCGATCAGCAGCGCAATCAGCGGCAGCACCCAAATAGCCGACCAGTTCGAAGCTGGGCGTGCCTTGGCTAACGGCAAATCATTCATGGTCGTCATCCGAATCCGTGTTATCCCATATCAGGCGGGGGTCAAAAGTTAGAGCGGCGAGCATGGTCAGCACCACCACACTGGCAAAAGCCGTTGCGCCATAGCCAGGTTCGATACTGGCCAGGCTGCCGAAGTTGACCACCGCCACCAGTATGGCGATGACAAAGATGTCGAGCATCGACCAGCGCCCAATCCATTCGATAAAGCGGTACATCAATATCCGCTGTCGCGCCGACATCGGCTGATGGCGCTGCACCGAATACAGCAGCAGAGCAATGCCCACCAGCTTGAACGTCGGCACCAGAATACTGGCAATGAAGACCACCGCGGCAATCGGCAGCATGCCGTAGTTCACCAATTCGATGACACCCGACATGATGGTATCGGACTGTCCTTTGCCCAATGAGTTGACCGTCATGATCGGCAGTAGATTGGCTGGGATATACAGCACAGCAGCCGTCAGCAGCAACGCCCAGGTACGTATCAGACTGTTAGGTCTGCGCTCATGCAGGCGGCCACCGCAACGTGTACAGAACTGCTTGTGACCACGCTGCTGCGGGTTGAGCTGGTGGCATTCATGACAAATCAGCAGCCCAGCATCAATCGCACGCATGCTCATCCTCTCCCGACAGGGCTTCCCAGATCTGATGGGGCGACATCGTCACCTCCAACCAGACCTGCACCAGTAACAGCGCGACGAAACACAGCAGCCCCAGTCCAATACTCAGTTCGGCCAGATCGACCAGCTTCACAATGGCCACCAGAATGCCCATCAGGTAGACCTCAAGCATGCCCCACTCACGCATGTGATGATAAATACGGTAGAGCAAAAGGCCATAACTGCGGCCAATATCCAGGCGGATACTCAGCAACACAGCCAACTGACACAACAGTTTGAGCAATGGCACGGCCATGCTGCACAAAAAGACCACAACAGCGATGCCCTGCATACCGTTGTTATACAGCCCGAGAACGCCACTCCAGACTGTATCCTCGGTCGCCTGCCCCAATAGATTAAGACGCATGATCGGCAGGAAGTTGGCTGGGACATACAGCAGCAAAGCGGTAATCACCAACGCCATACTGCGCCGGATAACCTGCGTGCGGTGCGTATACAACTCGTAGCCGCAACGCGGGCATTCAACCCGATCACCAGCTGCAGTCGGTGGTTTACGCATCAACAGATCACACTCATGACAGGCAATCAGCTGCTTGAGCTCAAGCTCGGTGAAAGCGTCAGGGGATGCCGGGTCGGCCATGTAAAGAACTCTGCTGGAAGTGCGCAAGAGCATGATAGCGACGTGCCGTAATGTTGCCTATCAAAGCCGCGACTGTGGCTGGTTTGTTTTTGCGGGTAAAAGTAAAACCCCCGACCGTTTTCACGGTCGGGGGTTTTGGTATAGGTGCTTGACGATGACCTACTCTCACATGGGGAAACCCCACACTACCATCGGCGATGCATCGTTTCACTACTGAGTTCGGGATGGGATCAGGTGGTTCCAATGCTCTATGGTCGTCAAGCGATTCAGCTGGGATATCGTCGCGAGACGCTATCCCGAATTGGGTATGTGATGTCTTGGTTTGTAGTTGAGCAAATTTTCGGCTGTTGCAGTCTTCATAGAGACACACAAACATCAAATTGTTTGGGTGTTATATGGTCAAGCCTCACGGGCAATTAGTATTGGTTAGCTCAACGCCTCACAGCGCTTACACACCCAACCTATCAACGTCGTAGTCTTCGACGGCCCTTTAGGGAACTCAAGGTTCCAGTGAGATCTCATCTTGAGGCAAGTTTCCCGCTTAGATGCTTTCAGCGGTTATCTTTTCCGAACATAGCTACCCGGCAATGCCACTGGCGTGACAACCGGAACACCAGAGGTTCGTCCACTCCGGTCCTCTCGTACTAGGAGCAGCCCCTCTCAAATCTCAAACGTCCACGGCAGATAGGGACCGAACTGTCTCACGACGTTCTAAACCCAGCTCGCGTACCACTTTAAATGGCGAACAGCCATACCCTTGGGACCGGCTTCAGCCCCAGGATGTGATGAGCCGACATCGAGGTGCCAAACACCGCCGTCGATATGAACTCTTGGGCGGTATCAGCCTGTTATCCCCGGAGTACCTTTTATCCGTTGAGCGATGGCCCTTCCATACAGAACCACCGGATCACTAAGACCTACTTTCGTACCTGCTCGACGTGTCTGTCTCGCAGTCAAGCGCGCTTTTGCCTTTATACTCTACGACCGATTTCCGACCGGTCTGAGCGCACCTTCGTACTCCTCCGTTACTCTTTAGGAGGAGACCGCCCCAGTCAAACTACCCACCATACACTGTCCTCGATCCGGATAACGGACCAGAGTTAGAACCTCAAGGTTGCCAGGGTGGTATTTCAAGGATGGCTCCACGCGAACTGGCGTCCACGCTTCAAAGCCTCCCACCTATCCTACACAAGCAAACTCAAAGTCCAGTGCAAAGCTATAGTAAAGGTTCACGGGGTCTTTCCGTCTAGCCGCGGATACACTGCATCTTCACAGCGATTTCAATTTCACTGAGTCTCGGGTGGAGACAGCGCCGCCATCGTTACGCCATTCGTGCAGGTCGGAACTTACCCGACAAGGAATTTCGCTACCTTAGGACCGTTATAGTTACGGCCGCCGTTTACCGGGGCTTCGATCAAGAGCTTCGCGTTAGCTAACCCCATCAATTAACCTTCCGGCACCGGGCAGGCGTCACACCCTATACGTCCACTTTCGTGTTTGCAGAGTGCTGTGTTTTTAATAAACAGTCGC harbors:
- the mksE gene encoding Mks condensin complex protein MksE, with amino-acid sequence MNIDLKELTQLAPIFRELFKGYHISRSNPELYTQLAGQQDQYRALFKALGYELTCDSRGFYYFVPEQMGAQVNKTAQRLALFTFILVEHLADQGRDPLAVLDGGSLGRDELPALLEKYRDLFLQAEVTTQDELEEKVMRRLTQLGFASEDNGIYRFLAPMHRFLDVCLSVQQDRDLAATLHSSLPLPTPVLQDEEVEDEIISLAENDADESEEDALARAMAEERNAQEMDA
- a CDS encoding PqiB family protein; translation: MNDLPLAKARPASNWSAIWVLPLIALLIGGWLGWRAYSEAGIEIQVTFETGEGLQAGKTEVIYKGMSIGKLTAMELDDSGERRGVRATLEMDKRVEHQLLSNTRFWLVKPSVSLAGITGLETLVSGNYIAASPGDGEPTRKFTALNEPPPLADTAPGLHLTLKAERLGSLNRDSPVFYKQIQVGRVKSYALLEDQSQVEVKVFIQPEFASLVRKHTRFWNASGVSIDAGLSGVKVRTESLASIVAGGIAFATPEHRKDSPPTDPSLPFRLYEDFDAAQAGIRVNLALHDFEGLEPGRTPVMYKGIQVGHMKTFKIDDDLSGARVELMLDPRTEDYLVQGTDFWVVRPSISLAGITGLEALVKGNYIAIRPGEKGAAPARDFAARAKAPPLDLAAPGLHLVLFSDARGSLEVGSPILFKQVKVGSVQSYQLSRDNTQVAFGVHIEPEYAHLVNNSTRFWNASGITLKGGLSGVEVKSESLQTLLAGGVAFETPDPKAAKDDKRVQRFNLYSSQEQALEKGVALTIRVPRGDGLNPGTAIRYKGLDVGKVERIELTDDLQAVVLHARVTQATQQIARVGTQFWVVKPEVSLTRAANLETLVTGQYLEVQPSNQKGAAQLSFTAAEAPPKANAREQGLRLVLSAARRGSIKPGVVVSYREVPVGKVTDFELGPTSDRVLIHILIEPRYAPLVRTGSRFWNASGIGVDAGLFSGVKVRTESLEALLEGGIAFASPDNPQMGGPAQAGQTFALHDEVKEEWLRWAPKIALEK
- the mksF gene encoding Mks condensin complex protein MksF, with amino-acid sequence MSQERYGIRRFALLNTAGYSLGLFPLENPLSVYGANNLGKSASINALQFPILARMSDMSFGKYSLEQSRKFYFASDTSYILVEVALPHGPHVIGVAGRGPGGGFGHQFFAYQGTLNLEHYQKNGTCLRQRELFNNLEREGIKAYELKPEELRRLLVGGHTSIPLDLTLIPLRSTSEQSLKTFRALFINLLHMREITAAKLKQLFLDAFEHSLRSGSVDYIAATEEAFRDVRRMEQDYQALVTAGPLIEALAAGVAQRELLRGKLHRLSPLLDSLLGTWQDYAGARREELVIQAEHYRGEQDGLQNEQRGGTQELMRMEREISEIQRWLGELSVLKNRFALVTDAKVLEEQLLAAKDAHDELAGALAQSRQFSAEDLDERLRDLEKRLKSVKQQLEHADNNSYSRLREEFSQQDVDRLMRLFNGQLFSLPLGEKGIQVAEGDAWVKSLEAILDGFKGEHFEVPGLTIDLSHIEPPALQALADRAALRDQKDRLDREYKQLKTQQAVAADRAASKAQAEQFYQAVLDAQKALEDFRRSQTLAVEEPHKLEQLAQLEAAQDELKRAADAFTERVQQLSAKLQLVGRQLADLEAKERTLEDALRRRQLLPANLPFGTPFTDPVDDSLDNLLPLLNDYQDAWQGLQRVDGQIEALYAQVRLKGVAKFDSEDDVERRLHLLVNAYAHRQDEAITLAKARRAAVTDIARTLRNIRSDYDNLEHQLALFNREINKRQVSNLESFRIVLAPNKDALKHIDQIIHSAGQYEEGETLSVFDLQQSSEQDSKNEEAKDYLSRLVAANHNQLGLKDLFELAFEITKVHGQPVIHTDIDGAASNGTTMTIKALTNMYLLLHLMDRDQAGKVRLPYYLDEAADIDEKNQQALIETSLQLGFVPILASVKPQVSAHVAIDLEGGSGPNGIYIDEADWKYIQRRDSAKNKAETTTAAIEPA
- a CDS encoding paraquat-inducible protein A, with protein sequence MRAIDAGLLICHECHQLNPQQRGHKQFCTRCGGRLHERRPNSLIRTWALLLTAAVLYIPANLLPIMTVNSLGKGQSDTIMSGVIELVNYGMLPIAAVVFIASILVPTFKLVGIALLLYSVQRHQPMSARQRILMYRFIEWIGRWSMLDIFVIAILVAVVNFGSLASIEPGYGATAFASVVVLTMLAALTFDPRLIWDNTDSDDDHE
- a CDS encoding paraquat-inducible protein A, whose amino-acid sequence is MADPASPDAFTELELKQLIACHECDLLMRKPPTAAGDRVECPRCGYELYTHRTQVIRRSMALVITALLLYVPANFLPIMRLNLLGQATEDTVWSGVLGLYNNGMQGIAVVVFLCSMAVPLLKLLCQLAVLLSIRLDIGRSYGLLLYRIYHHMREWGMLEVYLMGILVAIVKLVDLAELSIGLGLLCFVALLLVQVWLEVTMSPHQIWEALSGEDEHACD
- the mksB gene encoding Mks condensin complex protein MksB, with the protein product MIDPKRVLRALAEHWTLLEPLCERFDAGTLSLVELRNQLAVQLPDGSPTDITALLDQWIRLDILVPVAKSPNRFELNAQIHDFLAYLRREHRLGLCLEIEAYLRHLERLAGYIKDAFEVRDAADLARQLRLLDMRVRDVLKKLANDEQALVAVAERAKTSDRQIPLRQRYAEVLATWDEYVEPMIQLVAADGAFEQGVYRVEHVLLRLLGEQQRLGQLVDDDLLLRTHARILEMQTTAQLTLRRARELLLPLREEARRHNAVTRGAALALSAIRKKGLDAVPQASLPLFSRPQSTFLGTASQVEAYVYALARFEPKPAQFPKAHSSRKGEAPRAPRTAREMIERCEQALPLPDLMVWLLEQEPEGATDELLYWFSRLSRDGRFQRERLERRDYLTREHQVSLSSFALIKPAGTTAL